In Nitrospiria bacterium, the genomic window TGCGCACCGAGACCACGGTTATTTCTAAACCGTTATGGTATTTATGGGGGCCATAGCCATTGAAGACCCTTGGAATAATTACAAACGTGGGCTTTCGACAGAGAGCAGGATCCAAACCAATCGGTCCACGACCGCGAGAAACGCAGACTCGAAGCAACGCATTTTCGAGATGGTTAACGGACAGGGTTTGATAGAGGAGGCGACCTAATACCGGGAAAGTGTGAGGAAGGGAGATTTCAAGTCCTTGCGCCGATTCTTTTAGCCGTCGCAGGTGTTGGCGGAGCCGAAAGAGCCTGCCGCCATAAGCCCGAAGGGTTTCAAACGCGCCGTCTCCGTAAAGAAAACCATGGTCGAATACGGAGATGACGGCGTTCTGTTCGCTCACAAAGTTGTTGTTGAGGTAGATGCGCATTGTCCCTTAACGCAAATGATTCAGAGCACGAAGCAAGGCCTCAGCCTTGTAAAGAGTTTCTCCATATTCGCGTTCAGGTTCCGAATCGGCGACAATGCCGCCCCCAACCTGGATATAAGCGCGGTTATTTTTAATCACAAACGTCCTGATAATCAGATTGAGGTCCATTTCATTCGCAAAGCTGATGTATCCGAAGGAGCCTGTATACGGACCTCGCACCACCGGCTCCAATTCCTCGATGATCTCCATGCAACGGATCTTGGGCACGCCAGTAATGGTTCCGCCCGGAAAGACGGATCGGATGACATCGAGAAGATGCGTGCCGGGTGAAAGGGTCCCCCGGATATTGGAAACGATGTGCATTACATGTGAGTAACGTTCGGCTACCATGAACTCATCGACTTGGACGCTTCCGTAACGACAGACTTTGCCAAGATCATTCCGCTCAAGATCAACCAGCATTAGATGCTCCGCCCGCTCTTTCGCACTGGAAAAAAGCTCCGTGCGCATAGCCCGGTCTTCGTCGGAGGTTTTCCCTCGGGGTCGAGTGCCTGCGATCGGTCGAGTTTCAAGAAAGTCGCCTTGCCGCCGGATAAGACGCTCGGGAGAGGCACTAACCAGATAAAGGTCTTCCATGTGGAGAAAGCCAGCAAAAGGAGAGGGGTTGATTTTGCGCAGGACTTTATACAACAACCAAGGGTCCTGATCAAAGGAAGCCGAAAAGCGCTGTGAAAGATTGGCCTGATATATGTCACCCGCGGCGATGTATTCTTTGCATCGCAGAACCATTTTAATGTATTGTTCCTTCGTGAAGTTCGAATCTGGACGACCCGCCGGAGTCGAACGGCGTTTGGAAAAACGACATTGGATTGGACCTGTCAGTTTTTCCTCAATCTGTGAAATCTTCCATAGGCCCTTTTCCAGCAGGGTCTTCCGGTCCGTGTTCACAACATGACTTTTAGGAGGTGTGTAAATAATCTGGATGGTTTTTTGCTCATGATCGAAAGCGATGACGGTATCCGTGAACATGAGCAAAAGATCCGGCCAACCGGGGTGCTCCAGACTTAGCCGAGGAAGTTTTTCAAACAAACGGACGAGGTCGTAACTGAAGAACCCGACGGCACCCCCAGGAAAACAGGGTAATCCCTCCGACCGGGGTACCCAAAAGTCATCAAGCAGGGTTTTCAGAATCGTTAACGGAGACTCTTGGATGACTTGACGAGAACCTGACCGATGAATCTCTGCCTGCAGACCCTTCGTCCTCAAAACGAGGAAAGGCTCACCTCCTACAAATGAATAGCGTGCGGTTGTCTTCGATCCCTTCACGCTTTCCAACAGGAAACTATACGGACCGGTTGCGATGCGTTCGTATGCTGCAACCGGTGTTATGGTATTCCAAGATACCTTTTTAATCAGTGAACCGGGAAGGGGATTGTTTAGAAAGCGTTCTCTGGTATGGATATCCATTGGAAGAGGTTTCATTAGTTTTCCCAATCGTGAAATGTTGCCGTGTCAAACGGGTTTCATCATACCTTAATCCACTGGCTTGTCAAGCCGTTATGCAGACATATCCGCAAAAAACGATTTTGACATTCAGACGGTCCGCATCTATAATTAATCACAAACAAGAGTTCAGAGATGGATACGAAACTCCCAGAACCGGTTAAAAGTTCAGACCCTGATTCTAAAATCGATGCGGATGGCGAGATTGATAAAGAAGAGCTCAAGTCGGTCAAAGACGTTCTACTCCAACTGACCAAAACGGCCAAAACCCTTAAAATCTATCTTCCCAATAATCCCGTCTACCAAAAATTCCTTCAAGAACTTCAAAATCGGTTCGATACTCATCTTCGTGAATATGAGACGTTAAAGCTGAAAATCAAGCAATACGCCGTTTACTATAAGGGGCAGGTTGTGTACGAGAACACGAACAGGCTGGAAAGCTTGG contains:
- the pabB gene encoding aminodeoxychorismate synthase component I, whose amino-acid sequence is MKPLPMDIHTRERFLNNPLPGSLIKKVSWNTITPVAAYERIATGPYSFLLESVKGSKTTARYSFVGGEPFLVLRTKGLQAEIHRSGSRQVIQESPLTILKTLLDDFWVPRSEGLPCFPGGAVGFFSYDLVRLFEKLPRLSLEHPGWPDLLLMFTDTVIAFDHEQKTIQIIYTPPKSHVVNTDRKTLLEKGLWKISQIEEKLTGPIQCRFSKRRSTPAGRPDSNFTKEQYIKMVLRCKEYIAAGDIYQANLSQRFSASFDQDPWLLYKVLRKINPSPFAGFLHMEDLYLVSASPERLIRRQGDFLETRPIAGTRPRGKTSDEDRAMRTELFSSAKERAEHLMLVDLERNDLGKVCRYGSVQVDEFMVAERYSHVMHIVSNIRGTLSPGTHLLDVIRSVFPGGTITGVPKIRCMEIIEELEPVVRGPYTGSFGYISFANEMDLNLIIRTFVIKNNRAYIQVGGGIVADSEPEREYGETLYKAEALLRALNHLR